A genomic stretch from Candidatus Nitrososphaera gargensis Ga9.2 includes:
- the spt4 gene encoding transcription elongation factor subunit Spt4, with product MAKEKACRRCKVITTGKVCPNCKSTDLSPDWSGIILVFDPAKSQVARTLDITTPNKYALKVS from the coding sequence TTGGCCAAGGAAAAGGCTTGCCGCAGGTGCAAAGTGATAACCACGGGCAAGGTGTGCCCCAACTGCAAGTCAACAGACCTGAGCCCTGACTGGTCCGGCATCATACTGGTTTTCGATCCTGCCAAGTCCCAGGTTGCTAGGACGCTTGACATCACCACCCCCAACAAATATGCCTTGAAGGTCTCGTAG
- the nadC gene encoding carboxylating nicotinate-nucleotide diphosphorylase — MQRQDLQTFLDVREMLASFLQEDIGAGDITSNSVIIPGDLFARAEIVCKSGPAVVCGLEEAAIIFDLCGCTSKILVKDGSRVKKGTTVMKVSGNARAILKAERVALNMIMRMSGIATETRRMADLAKGIKILATRKTAPGLRYFDKKAVVMGGGGAHRMRLDDMVLIKDNHLALAGPADKCVRLAKKNAGSSIKVECEAKNLKEVVAAISAGADIVMLDNFTPKQAADAIRHVAKAGLRRKVKIEISGGVNAKNIRQYARAKPDFISLGHITHSPKAVDFSLEIIITK, encoded by the coding sequence TTGCAGCGGCAAGATCTGCAGACATTTCTTGACGTCAGGGAAATGCTTGCGAGCTTTTTGCAGGAAGACATTGGCGCAGGCGATATCACAAGCAACAGCGTAATAATCCCCGGCGACCTTTTTGCCAGAGCTGAAATCGTATGTAAATCGGGCCCGGCAGTAGTGTGCGGCCTTGAAGAGGCCGCTATCATTTTTGACCTTTGCGGCTGTACAAGCAAGATTCTGGTCAAGGACGGGTCGAGGGTAAAAAAGGGCACGACCGTCATGAAGGTATCAGGCAACGCCCGCGCCATCTTGAAGGCAGAGAGGGTTGCGCTCAACATGATAATGAGGATGAGCGGCATAGCAACAGAGACTAGGCGCATGGCTGACCTTGCCAAGGGGATAAAGATACTTGCCACGCGCAAGACTGCGCCGGGCCTGCGCTATTTTGACAAAAAGGCGGTAGTCATGGGCGGGGGCGGCGCTCATAGAATGCGGCTTGACGACATGGTTCTGATAAAGGACAACCACCTTGCGCTTGCCGGCCCTGCGGACAAGTGCGTCAGGCTTGCCAAGAAAAATGCAGGCTCGTCCATTAAGGTAGAGTGCGAGGCAAAGAACCTGAAAGAAGTAGTGGCGGCAATTTCGGCAGGAGCAGATATTGTCATGCTGGACAATTTTACTCCAAAGCAGGCTGCCGACGCTATAAGGCACGTTGCAAAAGCGGGCCTGCGCAGAAAAGTAAAGATAGAGATTTCCGGAGGCGTCAATGCAAAGAACATCCGCCAGTATGCGCGGGCCAAGCCCGATTTCATTTCGCTTGGCCACATCACGCATTCGCCCAAGGCGGTCGATTTCAGTCTAGAAATAATAATTACGAAATAG
- the nadA gene encoding quinolinate synthase NadA yields the protein MTMLDLDYKRKVVALKEQKNAVILAHNYQLPEVQDVADFIGDSLALSKNAATTDADVIVFCGVHFMAETASILCPEKKVLIPDLEAGCSLASTINVHELQAWKAEHPDAVVVSYVNTTADVKALSDYCCTSSNAVKVVNSIPRDREVLFLPDLFLGSYVAEVTKRKNMYIWPGECHVHAGIKADDINKMLATFKNADFLVHPECSCTSSAMYHMSKGDLAKTGHILSTEGMMKHARASDAKQFVVATETGILYRMQKENPDKEFIPIKRDAVCKYMKKITLEKVYNSLAHNVYEVKVPKDVADRARLAIDRMLAIS from the coding sequence ATGACGATGCTAGATCTTGACTACAAGCGCAAGGTAGTCGCGCTGAAGGAGCAAAAGAACGCAGTAATTCTGGCACACAACTACCAGTTGCCAGAAGTACAGGACGTGGCCGATTTTATAGGCGATTCGCTTGCACTATCCAAGAACGCAGCCACGACAGACGCGGACGTTATCGTGTTTTGCGGCGTCCACTTTATGGCCGAGACCGCCTCGATCCTGTGCCCTGAAAAGAAGGTCTTGATACCTGACCTTGAGGCTGGATGCTCGCTGGCTTCAACCATCAATGTTCACGAGTTGCAGGCTTGGAAGGCAGAGCACCCTGACGCAGTGGTAGTAAGCTACGTCAATACTACTGCAGATGTCAAGGCACTGTCCGACTATTGCTGCACCTCTTCAAACGCAGTCAAGGTGGTAAACAGCATACCCCGCGACAGGGAAGTGCTATTCCTGCCAGACCTGTTCTTGGGCTCGTACGTCGCAGAAGTGACAAAGAGGAAGAACATGTACATATGGCCGGGCGAGTGTCACGTACACGCCGGCATAAAGGCAGATGACATCAACAAGATGCTTGCGACGTTCAAGAACGCCGACTTTCTCGTGCACCCTGAGTGCAGCTGCACTTCTTCGGCCATGTATCACATGTCAAAGGGCGACTTGGCCAAGACTGGCCACATACTCTCGACAGAGGGCATGATGAAGCACGCCCGGGCATCGGATGCGAAACAATTCGTGGTTGCTACCGAAACAGGCATACTGTACAGGATGCAAAAAGAAAACCCAGACAAAGAGTTCATACCGATCAAGCGTGACGCGGTGTGCAAGTACATGAAAAAGATCACGCTGGAAAAGGTGTACAACTCGCTTGCGCACAACGTCTACGAAGTAAAGGTGCCAAAGGATGTTGCCGACAGGGCGCGCCTTGCGATCGACCGCATGCTGGCTATTTCGTAA
- a CDS encoding 30S ribosomal protein S30e has product MPTHGSLTKAGKVRGQTPKIQGKPRLSPIARMRNKDNFVKRFEKKRLPGQKKPERRGGRR; this is encoded by the coding sequence ATGCCAACACACGGTTCACTTACAAAGGCCGGCAAGGTAAGGGGCCAGACCCCGAAAATCCAAGGCAAGCCACGCCTGAGCCCGATCGCAAGGATGCGTAACAAGGACAATTTTGTGAAGAGGTTTGAAAAGAAGAGGCTTCCTGGCCAGAAAAAGCCAGAGCGCCGCGGTGGCAGAAGGTAA
- a CDS encoding transcription initiation factor IIB yields MSYKLASEQAADVCALCNSKSIVFDSETSEAVCSSCGMVIKDNIESMGPEWRSYSGEDIESKSRTGMPSSLAFHDMGLSTFISYSNVDANGVAISAEQRSKVQRMRRWNKISSNNRSYHRNLKNAFAILSTIKDKLSLSDTLIEKAAYNYRKALDKKIIKGRSIRALIVAAVYAACRDLSVPRTLEEISAAANTDAIFAGKCYRLLVQNLDLRLPVIDSNKYLARISNKAKVSEKTYRNALEMLSTIKDNPISHGKDPNALAVAVLYAACLKEGENVSQAQVAVAGDISIVTLRKRFQDVRKIFPS; encoded by the coding sequence ATGAGTTACAAACTTGCGTCAGAACAGGCAGCAGATGTCTGCGCATTGTGCAACAGCAAATCGATCGTTTTCGACTCTGAGACTAGCGAGGCCGTCTGCTCGTCATGCGGCATGGTTATCAAGGACAACATCGAGTCGATGGGTCCGGAATGGAGGTCATACTCTGGCGAAGACATTGAAAGCAAGAGCAGGACTGGCATGCCATCTTCACTTGCATTCCACGACATGGGACTTTCAACATTCATTTCATATTCAAATGTTGATGCAAACGGCGTCGCGATAAGCGCAGAGCAGAGAAGCAAAGTGCAGAGGATGCGCAGGTGGAACAAGATCTCGAGCAACAACCGCAGCTACCACCGCAACCTGAAGAACGCGTTTGCTATACTGAGTACGATAAAGGACAAGCTCTCCCTGAGCGACACACTTATTGAAAAGGCGGCATACAACTACAGAAAGGCGCTTGACAAAAAGATAATCAAGGGCAGATCAATCCGGGCGCTGATAGTAGCGGCGGTATACGCCGCATGCAGGGACCTTTCTGTGCCGCGCACCCTTGAAGAAATATCCGCTGCAGCAAACACAGACGCGATATTCGCCGGCAAGTGCTACAGACTGCTTGTCCAGAATCTGGATCTGCGGCTGCCAGTGATCGACTCGAATAAGTATCTTGCAAGGATTTCAAACAAGGCCAAGGTTAGCGAAAAGACCTACAGGAACGCGCTTGAGATGCTGTCGACCATCAAGGACAATCCGATCTCGCACGGCAAGGATCCAAACGCGCTTGCGGTAGCGGTGTTGTATGCAGCGTGCCTGAAGGAAGGCGAGAACGTAAGCCAAGCCCAGGTTGCAGTCGCCGGAGACATCAGCATCGTGACTCTGAGGAAAAGGTTCCAAGACGTAAGGAAAATTTTCCCCTCCTAA
- a CDS encoding DNA-directed RNA polymerase, with amino-acid sequence MFAIVHMSDVVRIPPNRLTHSLKDAAIQILKEKYESMISPDVGYVIMITDADTSSVGKLVAGDGATYHKVTFKALTFYPKLQEIVEGEVVEITDFGAFVRIGPTDALLHLSQITDDYLKSDVKQGVIVANQTARSLKIGSKLRARITAVSLGKGAGMGKIGITCRQPFLGALEWIAEEIKKSKGGGEKEKKGGDKK; translated from the coding sequence ATGTTTGCCATAGTGCACATGAGCGATGTTGTCAGAATTCCTCCAAACAGACTGACTCACTCGCTGAAGGACGCGGCCATACAGATACTCAAAGAAAAATACGAGAGCATGATCAGCCCAGATGTTGGCTATGTCATCATGATAACTGACGCTGACACGAGTTCGGTCGGCAAGCTGGTCGCCGGCGACGGCGCGACTTACCACAAGGTCACGTTCAAGGCGCTTACGTTCTATCCCAAGCTTCAGGAAATAGTTGAAGGCGAAGTTGTCGAAATCACCGACTTTGGCGCGTTTGTCAGGATAGGCCCAACCGACGCCCTTCTCCACCTCTCGCAGATCACCGACGACTACCTGAAGAGCGATGTCAAGCAGGGTGTCATTGTCGCGAACCAGACGGCAAGGTCTCTCAAGATCGGGTCAAAGTTGCGGGCAAGGATTACGGCGGTAAGCCTCGGCAAGGGAGCAGGCATGGGCAAGATAGGCATAACGTGCAGGCAGCCGTTCTTGGGCGCCCTAGAATGGATTGCAGAGGAGATCAAAAAGTCCAAGGGCGGAGGCGAGAAGGAAAAGAAGGGAGGAGACAAAAAGTAG